The segment GTGGCCAGCACCATGGTGCTGATCGTGAACACCCTCGGCATCGTGGCAGGCGCGGCGATTCTGAGCATGAGCCTGATCAACCTGTACCAGCCGGCTTTCGAGATTGATTCGCTGTGGGCGAAGAACCTGACCTACTTCTTCGGCCACGTGTTCATCAACGCCACGATCTACATGGCGGTCATCGGGGTCTACGAGATCCTGCCCCGTTACACCGGGCGTCCCTGGAAGGTGTCGCGGGTGTTCCTGGCGGCATGGGCGGCTTCTACCGTGATGGTGCTGCTGGTCTACCCGCACCACCTGCTGATGGACTTCTCGCAGCCGACCTCGCTGCACGTGCTGGGGCAGGTGATCTCCTACACGAGTGGTCTGCCGGTACTGCTGGTCACGGCCTGGGGCGCGCTGACCAACGTCTACCGCTCGGGCATCCGCTGGGATATCGCCTCCGGCTTCGTCTTCCTCGGTGTGTTCGGCTGGGCGGCCGGCGTGATCCCGGCCATCATCGACGCGACCATCGTGGTCAACACGGTGATGCACAACACCCTCTGGGTCCCGGGCCACTTCCACTTCTATCTGCTGCTGGGTGTGGTCGCGATGATGTTCGGCTTCATGGCGTGGCTGACCCGTTCGCAGGCGGAGGGCGATGGCTTCTTCGACCGGTTGGGGTTCTGGACCTTTACCGGTGGCGGCCTGGCCCTGGTGGCCGTGTTCCTCTACAGCGGCGCGTCCAGTGTACCGCGACGCTTTGCCGAGCACCTGCCCGAATGGGCGGCCTATGCCCAGCTGGGTTCGGTTGCCGCGGCTCTGGTGATCCTTGGAACGCTGTTGCTGGCGTTGCGTTTCTTCCTCGGACTGAAGCGGGTGGCGAACAATGTGGCGTAATGCGATCTACGGCCTGACCATCATCGCCCTCGGGCTGGGTGGTTTTACCACCCTGTCCCTGGCCACCGACGGTTTTCGTGCGTTTACTGCGGAGGAGGCGCGCCGCCTCGCCGCCCGCGAGAATCCGGCGCCGGTGCCCGCAATGAAGCTGGAGGATGCGCGCGGTGGGGAGTTGGACCTGGCCGAGCTGGGCGATCGCTATGTGGTGCTGGACTTTATCTACACCGGCTGCCACCACGCCTGCACGACGCTGGGGGCAAGCTTCCACCGCATCCAGGAGGCGCTGCCGGAGGATGTGTTGGGCGAACGCGTAGCCTTGCTCAGCATCACCTTCGATCTCGAGAACGACGATGCCGCGCGCCTGCTCGAGTATGGCGAGCGCTTCTCGGCTAACCCCGAGGCCTGGCATCTCGCACGCCCGAAAACCCGAGAGGACCTGGATCGCCTGCTGCGCCACTTCCAGGTGGTGGTGATCCCGGACGGCCAGGACTTCGTGCACAACGGTGCCATTTACGTGGTGGAGCCAGACGCCCGCGTGGCCGGGATTCACGACATCGATGCGGTGGACGACGTGCTGGCCTACCTGGAGCCGCGTTGGTGATGCGGCCGTCCACCGTCTGGGCGGGGCCGGCATTGCTGGCAGTACTCGTCCTGACGCCCCTGAGGCCCTGGCTCGAGGCCAGCCTGATCGGCCACATGCTGGTGCAGATCCCGCTGCTGGTGCTGGCGGGTGCGCTGATGGCCCGGTCGCTGCCGGAGGCCTGGCGCATCCGGGCTGCGCGCCTGGATGCGTACGGGGTGCTGGGACTGCTTCTGGCGCTGTTCGTTGTTGTCTATTGGCTGTTGCCCCGCAACCTGGATGCGGCCGTACTCGAGGCCGGGGCGGGCTGGCTGAAGATCGTGACGCTCGTGCTGCTGGCCGGGATGCCGCTGGGACTGACTGCACCCCTTCTCCCGCTGCTGGTGCGGGGCGTGCTGTGGGTCAAGGGCACGGCCATGTTCTTCGTGATGGGCTGGCTTTACCGCGAGGCGCCGGATCGGCTGTGCAATGCGTACCTGCTGGGCGAGCAATTGATGCTGGGCAACATCATGCTGGGGCTAGGGGCGATCAGTCTGGCTGCAATCCTTGCGCTTTTGTTTTTCGGGCCACCCAATCGGCACCGCCAGGTGGTCGCCGGCGAGACTCTTGATCAGAGTCAATTGTCACGGGCGCTATGAATGGTCCCACCTGTGCCCGGCCATGCGCTGATGGCCGCTCGTGTGCCGCGGGTGTTCGGGCGCCAGGGCAAGCCGATGTCCGGGTGTGTTTCGGAGCGATATCGACGGGATAGCGGTCCCCGTATTGCATGGGGCTGCCCTTAAACACGCATTGGGTATCCATTATTTGACGGCGTCGCAAGTCGCCCGTATAAAGCTGCATCTCGATTAAAACATAAGGAAGCCTACATGCTGTCAGACGACCACAAGGCCATCATCCAGAAGACGGTCCCCATCCTGGAATCCGGGGGCGAGGACCTGACCCGCCACTTCTACAGCATCATGTTCCGCGACTACCCCGAGGTACGGCCCCTGTTCAACCAGGCCCATCAGGCGAGCGGCCAGCAGGCGCGGGCGCTGGCCAATGCGGTGCTGCAGTACGCGCGGCATATCGACGAGATGGAGGCCCTGGGCCCGCTGGTCGGACAGATCGTGAACAAGCATGTGTCGCTGCAGGTGCAGCCGGAACACTACCCGATTGTGGGCGAGTGCCTGCTGCGGGCGATGCGCGAGCTGCTGGGCGAGGAGATCGCGACCGATGCTGTGCTGGAGGCCTGGGGTGCGGCCTACCAGCAGCTGGCGGATATTCTGATCGCCGCCGAGGAGGATGCCTATCAGCAGGCCGAGGCGCAGGCGGGCGGCTGGCGCGGGCTGCGTTCCTTTGTCGTGCGCCGCAAGGTGCCGGAGAGCGAGGAGATCACCTCGTTCTATCTGGAGCCCCAGGACGGCGGGCCGGTCCCACCGTTCCAGCCCGGTCAGTACATCGGGCTGAAGGTGGACATCGATGGCGAAGAGCTGCGCCGAAACTACTCGCTCTCCATCCCGCCGGGTGCGGACGGGTTACGCATCAGCGTGAAGCGGGAGCCGAAAGGCCGGGTATCGCGCTTTCTGCACGACCGCATCCGGGAGGGCGATGTGCTGCAACTCACGCCGCCGGCCGGTGATTTCGTCCTGCGCGAAAGCGATCGTCCGCTGGCCCTGATCTCGGCGGGTGTGGGGATTACCCCGACCATGGCCATGCTGGACCCGGCACTGCAGGCCGGTCGCCGGGTGCACTTCATCCATTGCGCCCGCCACAGCGGGGTCCATGCCTTTCGCGAGCAGGTCGAGGCGCGGGCGCGCGAGCACGATCACCTGCGCCCGTACTTCTGCTACAGCGAGCCTGCCAACGAGGATGCCGCCGATGCGACCGGCTTCCTGACCCGGGACAAGCTCGCCGAATGGCTCCCGCATCGCACGGAGGTCGATGTGTATTTCTTGGGGCCGACGCCCTTCATGCGGCAGGTGCGTCAGCAGCTGCGTGAACTGGGTGTGCCGGACGAGCGTTGTTTCTTCGAGTTCTTTGGCCCGGCCCGGGCCCTGGAAGCCTGATCAGACGGACCGCGTGGCCGCCACCAGCGCACGGAACAGGCGCTGGTGGCGGGTCTTCTGCGGCAGGTATTCGGGGTGCCACTGCACGCCGATACACCAGCCGTGTTCGGCCTCGATCGCCTGGACGACACCTGTCTCCTCGCGCCCGACGATGCGCATCCCCTGGCCCAGTTGGTCCACCGCCTGATTGTGCAGCGCGTTCACATGGATCGCGCCTGCGCCCAGTATCTCGGCCAGATGGCTGCGGCCGTCGAGCATGACCGGCTTGACCGGCAGCAGGCTGCGCGCCTGCGGGGTCTCGACATAGAACTCCGCCAGATCCTGCTGTAGCGTCCCGCCGCGCACCACATTGATCAGCTGCATCCCGCGGCAGATGCCCAGTACTGGCCGGTGCTCGTCCAGCGCGCGATGGATCAGCGCCTTTTCCAGCCGGTCACGCTCCACGTCCAGTACGCCGCCGTGCGACTGGAACATCCGCCGCAGCAGCCACAGCGCGGGATAGAACAGGTACCCGATCAGTCGTTGCGACAGGCGGCGTTCCGCGCCGCGAATGGCCTCGGGGTTCGGGCCCTGAGGCAGCGACTCCCCGTACAGTTCGGGATCGACATCTGCACCGCCGCCGACCACCAGGGCGTCGAACGACCGCTGGGGACGGGGCTTGCCGGGGCGTACGCGCAGGGGGCGTCCGCCGGCGCGCCAGACGGCCAGCGCAGTGAACAGCCAGGCCGGGCCCCCGCCCTGGTCGGGCCCGGTGATCGCAACCACCGGACGCCGTGGCCGCGGGTGGTCGCTCGGGGCCGCGGCATCCTGTTCAGAACCAGCCACGCAGCTTCCTGGCCCAGTCGTCAGCCCAGCGGCCCAGTGCCTGGCTGGGGCGTTCCAGGTACTCGCGGCCCATCCGCTCCAGGCGTTCGCGGTCTGCGGCGAGCCGTTCCACTTCGACCCAGCCGTTAAAGGGGTGGGCCAGGCTCCATTCGGGATCGTCGATCTCGCAGTTGGGCAGGCGATAGTGGAACGCGGGGCGGGCCTTGACCAGCTCATGTTCCACCGGGGCCGCGTCGATGCGTTCCTGGTCCAGTTCGGCATACAGCGGCAGCATGTCCAGCGGCCGATTGCGCGTGGTGTTGTGCGCGAGGTAATGGTCGATCAGTTGCCCCTGGTCCGGCTGGAAGTCCGGGTTCAGGGTCTCACGGACGAAGGTGCCGGGGAACGCGCGGATGTAGGGAGACAGGCGTCTGGCCAGGTCGATCTCGCCCGCGTTCGTCAGCATCTCGTACAGCAGCAGGAAGGCCCGCAGGACATCCAGTATCCAGGCGGCATCGGTGCTGTGAACCTCGATATTGAGCTGCAGCCCGAACGCGTAGAGCAGCGAGCGCTCGGTCCCGAGCGCGCCGGCTTCCTGCAGTGCGGCACGGACGCGGTCCAGGCGCGGGAGCGCCGAGGCCGGTATCGGCGGTGCGACGATCTCGTGCGGTACCAGCCGCCCGGCGGCATCGGCCAGCCAGCGGTCCAGCGCGGCCTCGTCGGAGTCGTCGAGTTCGATCCCCAGCCGCCGCAGGTGGCTGCGATAGGCCCGGTCCTTGAGTACCCGGGCATCCAGCTCGACCCGGAAATCACCCTGGTCTGTATCGCAGACCCGGGCGACGAACGGGCTTTCACAGCGGACCTGCCCGCCGAATTCGGCGCGGATCGCCTCGGCCATGCGCTCGAGCGAGACGCCGGCCATCTCGATCTCCACGCCCACCTTTCGGGGTGACCCTTCCGGATTGTCTGGCCAGGGCAGATCGTGAAAGCGCTCGGGCATCAGGAATGTCCTTGGGAAGCTGCCGCGTCATGATAACGGTTCGGTGTACCTGCTGTGGGCAAGCCAGTACGATAGGCGCCGGCCACCACGGCCGGACCGCGAAGGTACGGGATGGATCGAATCTACCTCAAGGATCTGCGCATTGATGCCGTCGTCGGCGTCTATGACTGGGAACAGCGCATCCAGCGCCCCCTGCGCTTTGATATCCAGCTGGCCACCGACACGCGCATCGCCGCGCACTCGGGCGAGATCACCGATACGGTCGATTACGAGGCGGTGGCCAACGCCGTGCGCGCGATCGTCACGCGCGAGCCCCACGCGCTGCTGGAATCGCTGGCCGAAGAGATCGCGGAGGCCCTGATGGCCGAGTTTCGCACCCCGTGGGTGCGTATCGAACTGGGCAAGCCCGGTGCGGTCGCCGGTGTGGCCGAGGTCGGCATCGTGGTCGAACGCGGCACCCTCCCGGCCTCCGCCTGATCCCTCCGCGTCGGTTCCTGCCGTAGGTCGTCTCGACGCCGGCCGTGCGGCCGGTCACAGATTCCTCATTCTTTGACCCAATATGGTGCGTGTGCACTTTTAGTGCGCACCGCTTTTGTGCGCGCCTGCGTCGTTCCACCGCAACAGGTGTTGTGAAAAGCCGATCTGGCTCCGTTTTCCCGATATGGCACGGCCTGTGCAAGGACCGGGTGTCGACTACGCGACACTCGATTGCACAACTGGGAGAACACAATATGAAGAAGTTCACTCGTTCCGCGCTGGCCGCCGCCATTGTCACTGTCGGCTCCACCGGTGGTGTGGCCTTTACCTCGACTGCCACCGCGGAGCTTTCCGTGAACATTGGGGCGGTCTCCAACTACTACTTCCGCGGTGGTTCGGAAACGGATGGCGGTGCCGCCATCCAGGGCGGCATTGATTATGAACACGAATCCGGATTCTACGTTGGCACTTGGGCCTCCAATGTGGATTTCGGGACTGACGATGAAGGTGTCGAAGATCAAACGAGCTATGAGCTCGATTTGTACCTTGGCTTCGCCGACGAATTTGCTA is part of the Thioalkalivibrio sp. K90mix genome and harbors:
- a CDS encoding SCO family protein is translated as MWRNAIYGLTIIALGLGGFTTLSLATDGFRAFTAEEARRLAARENPAPVPAMKLEDARGGELDLAELGDRYVVLDFIYTGCHHACTTLGASFHRIQEALPEDVLGERVALLSITFDLENDDAARLLEYGERFSANPEAWHLARPKTREDLDRLLRHFQVVVIPDGQDFVHNGAIYVVEPDARVAGIHDIDAVDDVLAYLEPRW
- a CDS encoding cbb3-type cytochrome c oxidase subunit I, producing the protein MSDTTMEPAVPRGARNAVITYLATTVVVLLLMMVFGLLMRLEQAGMDLMGAAGFYQVLTAHGAGMVGAVALGSSAVMWYFLRRHVALSTGVFLLNLALFLLGAVLILGGIFIGGFAGAWTFLYPLPQTPMGLWTQAAAASFFLGLLAIGVGFLLLYIDIARALITNYGGLGRSLGLPQLFGRAGDPPPPAVVASTMVLIVNTLGIVAGAAILSMSLINLYQPAFEIDSLWAKNLTYFFGHVFINATIYMAVIGVYEILPRYTGRPWKVSRVFLAAWAASTVMVLLVYPHHLLMDFSQPTSLHVLGQVISYTSGLPVLLVTAWGALTNVYRSGIRWDIASGFVFLGVFGWAAGVIPAIIDATIVVNTVMHNTLWVPGHFHFYLLLGVVAMMFGFMAWLTRSQAEGDGFFDRLGFWTFTGGGLALVAVFLYSGASSVPRRFAEHLPEWAAYAQLGSVAAALVILGTLLLALRFFLGLKRVANNVA
- the folB gene encoding dihydroneopterin aldolase — protein: MDRIYLKDLRIDAVVGVYDWEQRIQRPLRFDIQLATDTRIAAHSGEITDTVDYEAVANAVRAIVTREPHALLESLAEEIAEALMAEFRTPWVRIELGKPGAVAGVAEVGIVVERGTLPASA
- the hmpA gene encoding NO-inducible flavohemoprotein; the protein is MLSDDHKAIIQKTVPILESGGEDLTRHFYSIMFRDYPEVRPLFNQAHQASGQQARALANAVLQYARHIDEMEALGPLVGQIVNKHVSLQVQPEHYPIVGECLLRAMRELLGEEIATDAVLEAWGAAYQQLADILIAAEEDAYQQAEAQAGGWRGLRSFVVRRKVPESEEITSFYLEPQDGGPVPPFQPGQYIGLKVDIDGEELRRNYSLSIPPGADGLRISVKREPKGRVSRFLHDRIREGDVLQLTPPAGDFVLRESDRPLALISAGVGITPTMAMLDPALQAGRRVHFIHCARHSGVHAFREQVEARAREHDHLRPYFCYSEPANEDAADATGFLTRDKLAEWLPHRTEVDVYFLGPTPFMRQVRQQLRELGVPDERCFFEFFGPARALEA
- a CDS encoding amidoligase family protein; translation: MPERFHDLPWPDNPEGSPRKVGVEIEMAGVSLERMAEAIRAEFGGQVRCESPFVARVCDTDQGDFRVELDARVLKDRAYRSHLRRLGIELDDSDEAALDRWLADAAGRLVPHEIVAPPIPASALPRLDRVRAALQEAGALGTERSLLYAFGLQLNIEVHSTDAAWILDVLRAFLLLYEMLTNAGEIDLARRLSPYIRAFPGTFVRETLNPDFQPDQGQLIDHYLAHNTTRNRPLDMLPLYAELDQERIDAAPVEHELVKARPAFHYRLPNCEIDDPEWSLAHPFNGWVEVERLAADRERLERMGREYLERPSQALGRWADDWARKLRGWF
- a CDS encoding gamma-glutamyl-gamma-aminobutyrate hydrolase family protein, which translates into the protein MAGSEQDAAAPSDHPRPRRPVVAITGPDQGGGPAWLFTALAVWRAGGRPLRVRPGKPRPQRSFDALVVGGGADVDPELYGESLPQGPNPEAIRGAERRLSQRLIGYLFYPALWLLRRMFQSHGGVLDVERDRLEKALIHRALDEHRPVLGICRGMQLINVVRGGTLQQDLAEFYVETPQARSLLPVKPVMLDGRSHLAEILGAGAIHVNALHNQAVDQLGQGMRIVGREETGVVQAIEAEHGWCIGVQWHPEYLPQKTRHQRLFRALVAATRSV